The Platichthys flesus chromosome 8, fPlaFle2.1, whole genome shotgun sequence genome has a window encoding:
- the si:dkey-237j10.2 gene encoding uncharacterized protein si:dkey-237j10.2 isoform X1: protein MLGEGFLRVQHYREEKQLASASRRDKTQTHGTDPVSCILSSSDSKDSLSYSTEADPNQEELDSTQPQGLRVGPPGPIGLSIPGCPPALILDQDFTVCIDDCSLLEQYPDLQVADAGRISHNPLRATIAQHGLYNPVSEVQRQAEQAAQQELQREPVSSIPDQGYMVMGSSVNVSLGLPGSGLEPMSNSLLNGMLEKQLEEVYMQHMTDNLARCNSNMENSLLRGLVLPQGPDSLEVSLEEGPGGGAEKKISYLSTQNLVPCSSNFSSPVLRISENDNTYLK from the exons ATGCTGGGCGAAGGTTTTCTCAGAGTGCAGCATTACAGGGAGGAGAAGCAACTTGCCTCTGCTTCTAGACgagacaaaacacagacacatggtacGGATCCGGTCAGCTGTATTCTCTCCAGCTCCGACTCTAAAGATTCACTGTCGTATTCAACTGAAGCAG ATCCAAATCAGGAGGAGTTAGACTCCACCCAACCCCAGGGACTGAGAGTTGGGCCTCCAGGCCCCATAGGCCTCTCAATCCCTGGATGTCCACCTGCCCTCATCCTTGACCAGGACTTCACAGTTTGCATAGACGACTGTAGCCTGTTGGAACAGTATCCAGACCTACAGGTGGCCGACGCAGGCCGCATCTCGCACAACCCGCTGAGAGCCACCATCGCCCAGCATGGTTTGTACAACCCTGTCTCTGAAGTTCAGCGTCAGGCAGAGCAGGCAGCccagcaggagctgcagagggagccTGTTTCATCCATACCAGACCAGGGATATATGGTCATGGGGTCCAGTGTGAATGTGAGCCTGGGTCTGCCTGGATCTGGCTTGGAGCCCATGTCGAACTCCCTTCTGAACGGGATGCTGGAGAAACAGCTGGAGGAGGTCTACATGCAGCACATGACTGACAACTTGGCTCGATGCAACTCGAACATGGAGAACAGCCTCCTGCGCGGCCTAGTGCTGCCACAGGGGCCCGACTCACTGGAGGTCAGTCTGGAGGaaggaccaggaggaggagccgaAAAGAAAATCAGTTATCTGAGCACCCAGAACTTAGTTCCCTGCTCGTCCAACTTCAGCTCCCCTGTGCTGAGGATTTCAGAGAATGATAATACTTAtctgaaatga
- the LOC133958395 gene encoding transmembrane protein 182-like encodes MRVGAAALAGGIFGAVGTLCFLLAFGTDYWLLASDNCGPHTWPTQTTQTGGKDVNGTEVQSDVEAVTVPQRLLTLHHEGFFWRCVFQVEPAAHAVVATLFTNQPESKLCSHGYLFPLPVALGQVPHPSYDATAVFRGFWTVLIILGLVSALAGGFLLVCGVPFISPRLYKLGGAFLIAAACLFLFMLLLYVLWMEVVDVKSYVLQERGEACPDAEVSVFYGLSFMVAVAGVPLELVSGLVFMLVGRALHASK; translated from the exons ATGAGGGTGGGAGCTGCAGCCTTGGCTGGGGGGATTTTTGGGGCAGTGGGGACCCTGTGTTTCCTCCTGGCCTTTGGTACAGACTACTGGCTGTTGGCCAGTGACAACTGTGGACCACATACATGGCCGACACAAACAACCCAGACAGGGGGGAAAGATGTCAATGGGACTGAG GTCCAGTCAGACGTGGAAGCAGTCACTGTTCCTCAGAGGTTGCTCACCCTCCACCATGAGGGCTTCTTCTGGCgctgtgtgtttcaggtggaGCCTGCAGCACATGCAGTCGTGGCCACTCTCTTCA CGAACCAGCCAGAGTCCAAGTTGTGTAGCCACGGTTACCTGTTCCCTCTGCCTGTGGCACTTGGACAGGTGCCTCATCCCAGTTATGACGCCACAGCAG TGTTTCGGGGTTTCTGGACCGTGCTGATAATCCTCGGGCTGGTCTCAGCTCTGGCTGGAGGCTTCCTCCTGGTCTGTGGTGTCCCCTTCATCAGCCCTCGACTCTACAAGCTGGGTGGAGCCTTCCTCATCGCTGCTG CCTGCTTGTTCCTGTTCATGCTGCTGCTCTACGTCCTGTGGATGGAGGTGGTGGACGTGAAAAGCTACGTCCtgcaggagaggggagaggccTGTCCAGACGCCGAGGTCTCTGTGTTCTACGGCCTGTCGTTCATGGTGGCGGTTGCTGGCGTGCCCCTGGAGCTAGTCTCTGGGTTGGTTTTCATGCTGGTGGGCCGGGCGCTGCATGCCAGCAAGTGA
- the si:dkey-237j10.2 gene encoding uncharacterized protein si:dkey-237j10.2 isoform X2, whose amino-acid sequence MLGEGFLRVQHYREEKQLASASRRDKTQTHDPNQEELDSTQPQGLRVGPPGPIGLSIPGCPPALILDQDFTVCIDDCSLLEQYPDLQVADAGRISHNPLRATIAQHGLYNPVSEVQRQAEQAAQQELQREPVSSIPDQGYMVMGSSVNVSLGLPGSGLEPMSNSLLNGMLEKQLEEVYMQHMTDNLARCNSNMENSLLRGLVLPQGPDSLEVSLEEGPGGGAEKKISYLSTQNLVPCSSNFSSPVLRISENDNTYLK is encoded by the exons ATGCTGGGCGAAGGTTTTCTCAGAGTGCAGCATTACAGGGAGGAGAAGCAACTTGCCTCTGCTTCTAGACgagacaaaacacagacacatg ATCCAAATCAGGAGGAGTTAGACTCCACCCAACCCCAGGGACTGAGAGTTGGGCCTCCAGGCCCCATAGGCCTCTCAATCCCTGGATGTCCACCTGCCCTCATCCTTGACCAGGACTTCACAGTTTGCATAGACGACTGTAGCCTGTTGGAACAGTATCCAGACCTACAGGTGGCCGACGCAGGCCGCATCTCGCACAACCCGCTGAGAGCCACCATCGCCCAGCATGGTTTGTACAACCCTGTCTCTGAAGTTCAGCGTCAGGCAGAGCAGGCAGCccagcaggagctgcagagggagccTGTTTCATCCATACCAGACCAGGGATATATGGTCATGGGGTCCAGTGTGAATGTGAGCCTGGGTCTGCCTGGATCTGGCTTGGAGCCCATGTCGAACTCCCTTCTGAACGGGATGCTGGAGAAACAGCTGGAGGAGGTCTACATGCAGCACATGACTGACAACTTGGCTCGATGCAACTCGAACATGGAGAACAGCCTCCTGCGCGGCCTAGTGCTGCCACAGGGGCCCGACTCACTGGAGGTCAGTCTGGAGGaaggaccaggaggaggagccgaAAAGAAAATCAGTTATCTGAGCACCCAGAACTTAGTTCCCTGCTCGTCCAACTTCAGCTCCCCTGTGCTGAGGATTTCAGAGAATGATAATACTTAtctgaaatga